Part of the Thauera sedimentorum genome, AAGTGCATCGAATACTATCCTCCACGCATCTTCATCACCGCAGCCCCCCATCACCATGAGCACCTCCGCCGATCTCGTCGCCGCCCTCAAGTCCGAACTGCGCGACGCCCGCATCACTTATGCCGAACTGGCCGGCCGCATCGGGCTGGCCGAGTCTTCCGTGAAGCGCATGTTTGCGCGCGGCGGCGACATGCCGCTGTCGCGTGTCGATGAAGTCTGTCGCGTGCTCGGGCTGGACTTTGCCGATCTCGCGCGCCGCGTCGCCGACCGCCAGCCGCTTCTCGCGGAACTCACGCTGGAGCAGGAGCAGGCGGTGGTGGCCGACCGCAGGCTGTTGCTGGTGGCGATCTGTTGCATGAGCCAGTGGAGTGCGGAGCAGATCGTCGCCACCTACCGCATGGACGCGGCCGAATGCACCGGCCATCTGCTGCGCCTGGACCGCCTGGGCATCATCGAGCTGCGCCCGCTCAATCGTTACCGTCTGCGCGTGGCCAAGGGTTTCCGCTGGCGCGCGCATGGGCCGGTGATGAGCTACTTCCGCGGTGAGGTGCTGGAGGATTACTTCGCCGGCGGGTTTGATGGCGAGGCGGAGATGCTTACCGTGGTGCATGGGCAGATCGGGGCGGGGCTGGCGAACAGCTTTCGCGAGCGGCTGGCGCGGGTCGGCGAGGATTTCGCGCGGCAGCACATCGTCGATCAGAAGCTGCCCGCTGCGCAGCGCCGCCCCTACACCTTGGTGATCGCGATGCGCTCGTGGCTGATGGCGGCGTTTCGGGACATGAAGCGGGAGGAGGTTGCCTGGCCGGACGCGTCTTAGGGCGGGTTCCTCCCCCTTCAAGGGGGGCGAAGCCGGGGTTTCGCGAAGCACTGCTTCGCGCCGGCTGAGCGGGCCGGCTGTGCAAAGCCGGCCCTGGGAGGTTAGGAGGGGGATGGGTCTTGGTCGCCTCCGACGGAAACCCATCCCCACCCCAGCCCTCCCCTTGAAGGGGAGGGAGTGGGCCTTGCCACGCTGAATCGACGCTGTTCTTGATTGCACCGAACGAATCTCTATACGGAGCCCATATGTTCCGCACCCTGATCAAATCCCTCCTGCGCAGCATCGCCCGCGTGCTCTTCCGCGTGCGCATCGAAGGCCGCATGCCTGCGCCCACCGACCGCCTGCTGGTCATCGCCAATCACGAATCGCTGCTCGACGGCCTGCTGTTGGGCCTCTTCCTGCCGCTCGATCCGGTGTTCGTGGTGCACACCACGGTGGCGAAGAACCCGCTGTTCCGCCTGGTGCTGATGCTGGTCGACCACCTC contains:
- a CDS encoding helix-turn-helix domain-containing protein; translated protein: MSTSADLVAALKSELRDARITYAELAGRIGLAESSVKRMFARGGDMPLSRVDEVCRVLGLDFADLARRVADRQPLLAELTLEQEQAVVADRRLLLVAICCMSQWSAEQIVATYRMDAAECTGHLLRLDRLGIIELRPLNRYRLRVAKGFRWRAHGPVMSYFRGEVLEDYFAGGFDGEAEMLTVVHGQIGAGLANSFRERLARVGEDFARQHIVDQKLPAAQRRPYTLVIAMRSWLMAAFRDMKREEVAWPDAS